From the Caballeronia sp. LZ062 genome, one window contains:
- a CDS encoding serine hydrolase, whose protein sequence is MKTDNALSHGSVDQQGFLALRDALESESSGVRTFVVVRDGRIAFEHYRSDAAPDTLENVNSVTKSVVGLAVGIAVTERRFASLDTPVGEIVEKARDPALDERVRRITLRHLLTMTSGFECEPGAVDQCLLGACDRLAGEDDRLNFVLSRPMVDAPGTRFRYDSHAVQLLSLAIEAVTGATVEDYVREKLFAPLGIETSEWIADEAGHTFAGRGLMLRARDMTKLGTLMMDRGAWRGAQIVDASFIDDAMSVHSEGGPPMHGAQYGYLWWIAPHYVFAAGFGEQFIFVARDMRRDKRIVASATCDNSAASKDVRALFEQHVLGLGAR, encoded by the coding sequence ATGAAAACGGACAACGCTTTGTCGCACGGTTCCGTCGATCAACAAGGCTTCCTGGCACTGCGCGATGCGCTCGAAAGCGAGAGCAGCGGCGTGCGCACCTTCGTCGTCGTGCGCGACGGCCGCATCGCATTCGAACATTACCGCAGCGACGCCGCGCCCGATACGCTCGAAAACGTCAATTCGGTCACGAAGAGCGTCGTGGGGCTGGCCGTGGGCATCGCCGTGACCGAGCGGCGCTTTGCGAGCCTCGACACGCCGGTCGGCGAGATCGTCGAGAAAGCGCGCGACCCCGCACTCGATGAGCGCGTGCGACGCATCACGCTGCGGCATCTGCTCACGATGACCTCGGGCTTCGAATGCGAGCCCGGCGCGGTCGACCAGTGTCTGCTCGGCGCGTGCGATCGCCTTGCCGGCGAAGACGACCGCCTGAACTTCGTACTCTCACGGCCCATGGTCGACGCGCCCGGTACACGCTTTCGCTACGATTCGCACGCGGTGCAACTGCTCTCGCTCGCGATCGAAGCCGTGACAGGGGCGACGGTCGAAGACTATGTGCGCGAAAAGCTCTTCGCGCCGCTCGGCATCGAAACGAGCGAATGGATCGCCGATGAAGCCGGGCATACGTTCGCGGGGCGCGGCCTCATGCTGCGCGCCCGCGACATGACTAAGCTCGGCACATTGATGATGGATCGCGGCGCGTGGCGGGGCGCGCAAATCGTGGACGCATCGTTTATCGACGACGCCATGTCGGTTCACAGCGAAGGCGGCCCGCCCATGCACGGCGCGCAGTACGGCTATCTCTGGTGGATCGCGCCGCACTATGTCTTCGCGGCCGGCTTCGGCGAACAGTTCATCTTCGTTGCGCGTGATATGCGACGTGATAAGCGGATCGTCGCCTCCGCGACGTGCGACAACAGCGCCGCAAGCAAGGACGTTCGCGCGCTCTTCGAGCAACACGTGCTCGGTCTCGGTGCGCGTTGA
- a CDS encoding response regulator, translating to MQSTQRHAHLPEEAVWQIPVRAAHHDEPRVLIADDDLEATRAICLAFEDADFTVRAVHTGLDAVSLVRKWRPGVVLLDLMMPLGDGWEAAEAIRAMDKSMMLIAHTGRTSPDDCERARRTGFDGYFVKPSPLDRMIDVMRTYYSTHETWRAREC from the coding sequence ATGCAATCCACGCAACGACACGCACATCTACCCGAAGAAGCGGTCTGGCAGATACCGGTGCGCGCCGCGCATCACGACGAACCGCGCGTGCTCATCGCCGACGACGATCTGGAGGCCACGCGCGCCATCTGTCTGGCGTTCGAAGACGCCGACTTCACGGTGCGCGCGGTGCATACGGGCCTCGACGCCGTATCGCTCGTGCGCAAATGGCGTCCTGGCGTAGTGCTGCTGGATCTGATGATGCCGCTCGGCGACGGCTGGGAAGCGGCAGAGGCGATTCGCGCGATGGACAAGTCGATGATGCTGATCGCGCATACCGGCCGCACGTCTCCCGACGACTGCGAGCGGGCGCGCCGCACGGGGTTCGACGGCTATTTCGTGAAACCGAGTCCGCTGGATCGCATGATCGACGTCATGCGCACGTATTACTCGACGCATGAAACGTGGCGGGCGCGCGAGTGCTGA
- a CDS encoding efflux transporter outer membrane subunit yields the protein MTQRLSARLSIPVLALAMSACTVGPDFKPPAADTPGNWNDLQRAQNAAPDARAPHADAPSVATTSADPDPRWWKQFDDPTLDSLIDRAVAGNLDLQSAVLRIAQAREQSVSAAAQGLPQVSANASVVREQLGLKGLLQSQGVYDRIDGLGANGAQIRQGLDSATGPVTLFQDGFDASWELDLFGRVRRSVESANAETQAEIESRNDALVSLEAEVARTYAQLRGAQSIREITLAEIDAEQQILDLTREQARVGLTSQQDVQSASAQVGALQAQVPSLEAQIAQAMNGLAVLTGSAPGTLDAELSDARAVPPVPPTVPVGLPSTLARRRPDIRRAEAQLHAATAEVGVAVAQLYPDISLTGQVGTRATKAKYLARWSSLFWSVGPSISLPIFEGGALRSNVRVAKSQAAQAALQYRQTVLTALQDVDNALVAYRTEQDRRAALARTVEANRVSLQLATDSYRKGLTAFVTVLDAERQLAQTREQLAQSTVNVTTNLIAVYKSLGGGWQDDSPSGSQSHADAGNG from the coding sequence ATGACGCAGCGACTTTCCGCTCGACTTTCCATTCCGGTGCTCGCGCTCGCGATGAGCGCCTGCACGGTCGGCCCCGACTTCAAGCCGCCCGCCGCCGACACGCCCGGCAACTGGAACGATCTGCAGCGCGCGCAAAACGCAGCGCCGGATGCGCGCGCGCCGCACGCCGACGCGCCATCCGTGGCGACGACGTCGGCCGATCCGGACCCGCGCTGGTGGAAACAGTTCGACGATCCGACGCTCGATTCGCTGATCGACCGCGCGGTGGCCGGCAATCTCGATCTGCAAAGCGCGGTGCTGCGCATCGCGCAGGCGCGCGAGCAGAGCGTGTCGGCGGCGGCGCAAGGCTTGCCGCAAGTCAGCGCCAACGCGAGCGTCGTGCGCGAGCAGCTTGGGTTGAAGGGCTTGCTGCAATCTCAGGGCGTGTACGACCGCATCGACGGGCTGGGCGCGAACGGCGCGCAGATCCGGCAAGGGCTGGACTCCGCGACGGGACCGGTCACGCTCTTTCAGGACGGCTTCGATGCGTCGTGGGAACTGGACCTCTTCGGACGCGTGCGGCGCTCGGTCGAATCGGCGAATGCAGAGACGCAGGCGGAAATCGAAAGCCGCAACGACGCGCTCGTCTCCCTCGAAGCCGAAGTCGCGCGCACGTATGCGCAGTTGCGCGGCGCGCAGTCCATCCGCGAGATCACGCTCGCCGAAATCGATGCCGAGCAGCAGATTCTCGATCTCACGCGCGAGCAGGCGCGCGTCGGCCTGACGAGCCAGCAGGACGTGCAAAGCGCGAGCGCGCAAGTCGGCGCGTTGCAGGCGCAGGTGCCGTCACTGGAGGCGCAAATCGCGCAGGCGATGAACGGGCTTGCCGTGCTGACCGGCAGCGCGCCCGGTACGCTCGACGCCGAACTGTCCGATGCCCGCGCGGTGCCGCCCGTGCCGCCGACGGTGCCGGTCGGCTTGCCGTCGACGCTCGCGCGCCGCCGTCCGGACATCCGCCGCGCCGAAGCGCAACTGCACGCGGCCACGGCCGAAGTAGGCGTGGCGGTCGCGCAGTTGTATCCGGATATATCGCTCACGGGCCAGGTCGGCACGCGGGCGACGAAGGCCAAGTACCTCGCGCGCTGGTCGAGCCTCTTCTGGTCGGTCGGGCCGAGCATTTCTCTGCCGATCTTCGAGGGCGGCGCGCTGCGCTCGAACGTTCGCGTGGCGAAGTCGCAGGCCGCGCAGGCCGCGTTGCAGTACCGGCAAACCGTGCTCACCGCGCTGCAGGATGTGGACAACGCGCTCGTCGCCTATCGCACGGAGCAGGACCGGCGCGCGGCGCTCGCGCGCACCGTGGAGGCGAATCGCGTGAGCCTGCAACTCGCGACGGACAGCTATCGCAAAGGGCTGACCGCGTTCGTGACCGTGCTCGATGCCGAACGCCAGCTTGCGCAGACCCGCGAGCAGCTCGCGCAATCGACGGTAAACGTGACGACGAATTTGATTGCCGTGTACAAGTCGCTCGGCGGCGGATGGCAGGACGATTCGCCAAGCGGCTCGCAGAGCCACGCCGATGCCGGCAACGGCTAG
- a CDS encoding DHA2 family efflux MFS transporter permease subunit, with protein sequence MSDTAEQDHSGWKPSANPWLIAVVVTLAAFMEVLDTTIVNVALPHISGTMSASYDEATWTLTSYLVANGIVLPLSAYFSKILGRKRYFLICIAAFTVCSFLCGIATNLGQLIVFRILQGFFGGGLQPSQQSIILDTFPPEQRGRAFSISAVAIVVAPVLGPTLGGWITDNFTWRWVFLLNVPVGVLTTIAVMQFVEDPPWEKRQSHKDVGIDVVGIGLIALGLGCLQVFLDRGEDDDWFASNFIVTFAVLAAIGIVGAAFWLSYAKRPVVDLRVMKDRNFALGSLSIVGFASVLYGSAVLIPQLAQQQLGYTATLAGLVLSPGALLIVFLIPVVSKLMLWVQTRYLVAFGFFLMGCALIYSHHLVPNVDYRTLTMMRSAQSAAIGFLFVPVTTLAYLSLPKSMNNDASALFTMFRNVAGSIGISLATAMIRERTQANMAHMVEHLTPLNQPYNDTVQRIARTLMDTGQTMSQAMSAATGQMYTTLVSQATILAYLDVFAACAIFSFLFIPFTFFFSPVKASGKAGGH encoded by the coding sequence ATGAGCGATACCGCCGAACAAGACCACAGCGGCTGGAAGCCGAGCGCGAATCCGTGGCTCATCGCCGTGGTCGTCACGCTCGCCGCGTTCATGGAAGTGCTCGACACGACCATCGTGAACGTGGCGCTGCCGCACATCTCCGGCACCATGTCCGCGAGTTACGACGAGGCCACGTGGACGCTCACGTCGTATCTCGTCGCGAACGGCATCGTGCTGCCGCTTTCCGCGTATTTCTCGAAGATTCTCGGACGCAAGCGCTACTTTTTGATCTGCATCGCGGCGTTTACCGTGTGTTCGTTTCTGTGCGGCATCGCGACGAATCTCGGACAACTGATCGTCTTCCGCATTCTGCAGGGCTTCTTTGGCGGCGGTTTGCAACCGAGCCAGCAGTCGATCATTCTCGATACCTTTCCGCCGGAGCAGCGCGGCCGCGCGTTTTCCATCTCGGCGGTGGCCATCGTCGTGGCGCCCGTGCTCGGCCCCACGCTCGGCGGCTGGATCACCGACAACTTCACGTGGCGCTGGGTGTTCCTGCTGAACGTGCCGGTCGGCGTGCTGACGACCATCGCCGTCATGCAGTTCGTCGAAGATCCGCCGTGGGAAAAGCGGCAAAGCCACAAGGACGTGGGCATCGACGTCGTGGGCATCGGCCTGATCGCGCTCGGGCTCGGGTGCCTGCAAGTGTTCCTGGATCGCGGCGAGGACGACGACTGGTTCGCGTCCAACTTCATCGTGACCTTCGCGGTGCTGGCGGCGATCGGCATCGTCGGCGCGGCGTTCTGGCTTTCGTATGCGAAGCGGCCCGTCGTCGATCTGCGCGTGATGAAGGACCGCAACTTCGCGCTGGGTTCGCTGTCGATCGTCGGCTTCGCTTCGGTGCTGTACGGCAGCGCGGTGCTCATTCCGCAGCTCGCGCAGCAGCAGCTCGGTTATACCGCGACGCTCGCGGGCCTCGTCCTCTCACCGGGCGCGCTGCTCATCGTGTTTCTCATTCCCGTGGTCAGCAAGCTGATGCTCTGGGTGCAGACGCGCTATCTCGTCGCGTTCGGCTTCTTTCTGATGGGCTGCGCGCTGATCTATTCGCATCACCTCGTGCCGAACGTCGACTATCGCACCCTCACGATGATGCGCAGCGCGCAGTCGGCGGCCATCGGCTTTCTGTTCGTGCCGGTGACGACGCTCGCCTATCTTTCGCTGCCGAAGTCGATGAACAACGACGCCTCCGCGCTCTTCACGATGTTCCGCAACGTGGCGGGCTCCATCGGTATTTCGCTCGCGACCGCGATGATCCGCGAGCGCACGCAGGCGAACATGGCGCACATGGTCGAGCATCTGACGCCGCTCAATCAGCCGTACAACGACACGGTGCAGCGCATCGCGCGAACGCTGATGGACACGGGCCAAACCATGTCGCAGGCGATGAGCGCGGCGACCGGCCAGATGTACACGACGCTGGTCTCGCAGGCGACGATTCTTGCGTACCTCGACGTCTTCGCCGCGTGCGCGATCTTCTCGTTCCTTTTCATTCCGTTCACGTTCTTCTTCTCGCCGGTGAAGGCGTCCGGAAAGGCGGGAGGACATTGA
- a CDS encoding HlyD family efflux transporter periplasmic adaptor subunit: MSDRDETQDDARPGAAKEDGERGPSKNDDQAEKHDKAKDGDKNEGDKENGKEGRKKPGKKPLIILGIVVVVLAIGALVWWFMTRNQESTDDAYTDGDAVTIAPKVSGYVVAMNIDDNRFVHKGDLLIRIDPRDYQAQLDQANAQLGLAQAQLHAAEVQLQVARVQYPAQLAQAQAQETSARANLAQASAAYQRQQSVDVRATSQQNIDAATAQQKSAQANVAEARAQVRTARLVPQQIAQVVATVEERRQQVRQAEAQVETARLNLSYTELRAPSDGWITKRNVQFGTFLQAGTSILTLVTTRLWVTANFKESQLSRMHPGDKVDIDVDAYPGLSLHGHVDSIQLGSGSRFSAFPAENATGNFVKIVQRVPVKIVIDSGMKPDTSLPLGLSVVPTVMLRH, from the coding sequence ATGTCAGATCGAGACGAAACCCAGGACGATGCACGCCCCGGCGCCGCGAAAGAAGACGGCGAGCGCGGGCCGTCGAAAAACGACGACCAAGCCGAAAAGCACGATAAAGCCAAGGACGGCGACAAAAACGAAGGCGACAAGGAAAACGGCAAGGAAGGGCGCAAGAAGCCCGGCAAGAAGCCGTTGATTATTCTAGGCATCGTCGTCGTGGTGCTGGCCATCGGCGCGCTCGTGTGGTGGTTCATGACGCGCAATCAGGAAAGCACCGACGACGCCTATACCGATGGCGACGCCGTCACCATCGCGCCGAAGGTATCGGGCTATGTCGTCGCGATGAACATCGACGACAACCGCTTCGTTCACAAAGGCGATCTGCTCATCCGCATCGATCCGCGCGATTATCAGGCGCAGCTCGATCAGGCGAACGCGCAGCTCGGCCTCGCGCAGGCGCAGTTGCACGCGGCGGAAGTCCAGTTGCAGGTCGCGCGGGTACAGTACCCGGCGCAGCTCGCGCAGGCGCAGGCGCAGGAAACGAGCGCACGCGCCAACCTCGCGCAGGCAAGCGCGGCCTACCAGCGCCAGCAGTCGGTCGACGTGCGTGCGACATCGCAACAGAACATCGACGCCGCGACCGCGCAGCAGAAGAGCGCGCAGGCGAACGTGGCGGAGGCGCGGGCGCAGGTGCGCACCGCGCGGCTGGTGCCGCAGCAGATCGCGCAAGTCGTCGCCACGGTGGAAGAGCGGCGCCAGCAAGTGCGACAGGCCGAGGCGCAAGTCGAGACCGCGCGGCTCAATCTCTCGTACACCGAACTGCGCGCGCCGTCCGATGGCTGGATCACCAAGCGCAACGTGCAATTCGGCACGTTCCTGCAGGCGGGCACCTCGATTCTCACGCTCGTCACCACGCGCCTGTGGGTGACGGCGAACTTCAAGGAATCGCAACTCTCGCGCATGCATCCGGGCGACAAGGTGGATATCGACGTCGATGCCTATCCCGGCCTCTCGCTGCATGGCCATGTGGACAGCATCCAGCTCGGCAGCGGCTCACGTTTCTCGGCGTTTCCTGCCGAAAACGCCACCGGCAACTTCGTGAAGATCGTGCAGCGCGTGCCGGTGAAGATCGTCATCGACAGCGGCATGAAGCCGGACACGTCGCTGCCGCTCGGGCTTTCCGTCGTGCCCACCGTCATGTTGCGCCACTGA
- a CDS encoding IclR family transcriptional regulator produces MEKTYDVPALRRANDILEALADAAKPVRAAALAERTGLSRSTLYLMLETLARMQWIEKRDDGYVIGVGLFELGNAYVRHDALQASFREGAGAFINKHNEVVQLAVLDGVQVVYVAREDAHRPVRLVSDLGSRLPAHCCALGKALLAGLADDAVIERLPERLEAVTPRTVTRRAALLRELAGIRTSGLAVEREEVAEGLACFAAYVGVTPAGKRVAVSTSVPVGRLDPKREKQISMGIVQLAAQLRQAL; encoded by the coding sequence ATGGAAAAGACCTACGACGTCCCCGCGCTGCGCCGCGCGAACGATATCCTCGAAGCGCTCGCCGACGCCGCGAAACCCGTGCGCGCCGCCGCGCTTGCCGAGCGCACGGGCCTGTCGCGCAGCACGCTTTATCTGATGCTGGAAACGCTCGCGCGCATGCAGTGGATCGAAAAGCGCGATGACGGCTATGTGATCGGCGTCGGCCTGTTCGAGCTCGGCAACGCCTATGTACGGCACGACGCGCTGCAAGCGTCGTTTCGCGAGGGCGCGGGCGCGTTCATCAACAAGCACAACGAAGTCGTGCAGCTTGCCGTGCTAGACGGCGTGCAGGTGGTCTATGTTGCGCGCGAGGACGCGCACCGGCCCGTGCGGCTCGTGTCGGACCTCGGCTCGCGGCTGCCCGCGCATTGTTGCGCGCTCGGCAAGGCGCTGCTCGCGGGACTGGCGGACGATGCCGTCATCGAGCGCCTGCCCGAACGCCTCGAAGCGGTGACGCCGCGCACCGTCACGCGCCGCGCCGCGCTTTTGCGCGAACTCGCCGGGATACGGACGAGCGGGCTCGCCGTCGAACGTGAGGAAGTGGCCGAAGGGCTGGCGTGCTTCGCGGCGTATGTCGGCGTGACGCCGGCGGGCAAGCGCGTCGCGGTGTCGACGAGCGTGCCCGTCGGCCGGCTCGATCCGAAGCGCGAGAAGCAGATTTCGATGGGCATCGTGCAGCTTGCCGCACAGTTGCGTCAGGCGCTTTGA
- a CDS encoding fumarylacetoacetate hydrolase family protein, whose translation MPSVSVSSCLPEDLADAVLIGRVWRPAPVDGPAVVAVRNGEVFDITRAAPTTADLFDRPDALDIAKSAPGERLGTVQELLQATLDAAPGGLRVLAPCDVQAIKACGVTFAVSLLERVIEEQAGGDASKAQEVRDTINKLIGADLSKIKPGSESAQKLKEELERRGAWSQYMEVGIGPDAEVFSKSQPMSSVGFGADVGLYPTSQWNNPEPEIVLAVNGRGEIVGAALGNDVNLRDIEGRSALLLGKAKDNNASCAIGPFVRLFDGQFTLDTVRGTSVSLRIEGADDGFVLEGVSHMSEISRDPADLVAQTHGAHHQYPDGFMLFLGTMFSPIKDRDTQGGGFTHHLGDVVTISTPELGALVNTVRLSTEIEPWTFGVRALYRSLAARGLLAADA comes from the coding sequence ATGCCCTCCGTTTCCGTCTCCTCCTGCCTGCCTGAAGACCTCGCCGATGCCGTGCTGATCGGCCGCGTATGGCGTCCCGCGCCGGTCGATGGCCCTGCGGTCGTCGCGGTGCGAAACGGCGAAGTGTTCGACATCACGCGCGCCGCCCCGACCACCGCCGATCTGTTCGACCGCCCTGACGCGCTCGACATCGCGAAAAGCGCGCCGGGAGAGCGCCTCGGCACCGTGCAGGAACTGCTGCAGGCGACGCTCGACGCCGCGCCCGGCGGCTTGCGCGTGCTCGCCCCGTGCGACGTGCAGGCGATCAAGGCGTGCGGCGTCACGTTCGCGGTGAGCCTGCTGGAGCGCGTGATCGAAGAGCAGGCAGGCGGCGACGCCAGCAAAGCGCAGGAAGTCCGCGACACCATCAACAAGCTGATCGGCGCGGATCTTTCGAAGATCAAGCCGGGCTCCGAAAGCGCGCAGAAACTGAAGGAGGAACTCGAGCGGCGCGGCGCGTGGTCGCAATACATGGAAGTCGGCATCGGCCCGGACGCGGAAGTGTTTTCCAAGTCGCAGCCGATGTCGTCGGTGGGTTTCGGCGCGGACGTCGGCTTGTATCCGACGTCGCAGTGGAACAACCCGGAGCCGGAAATCGTGCTGGCGGTGAATGGGCGCGGCGAGATCGTCGGCGCGGCGCTCGGCAACGACGTGAATCTGCGCGATATCGAAGGCCGCAGCGCGCTCTTGCTCGGCAAGGCGAAGGACAATAATGCGTCGTGCGCCATCGGCCCGTTTGTGCGTCTCTTCGACGGGCAATTCACGCTCGACACGGTGCGCGGCACGAGCGTGTCGCTGCGCATCGAAGGCGCGGACGACGGCTTCGTGCTCGAAGGCGTGAGCCACATGAGCGAGATCAGCCGCGATCCCGCCGATCTCGTCGCGCAGACGCACGGCGCGCATCACCAGTATCCGGACGGCTTCATGCTGTTCCTCGGCACCATGTTTTCGCCGATCAAGGACCGCGATACGCAAGGCGGCGGCTTCACGCATCATCTGGGCGATGTCGTCACCATCTCGACGCCGGAACTCGGCGCGCTCGTCAACACCGTGCGGCTGTCGACGGAAATCGAGCCGTGGACCTTCGGCGTGCGCGCGCTGTATCGCAGTCTGGCGGCGCGCGGCCTACTCGCGGCGGACGCTTAA
- a CDS encoding substrate-binding domain-containing protein translates to MISLDRRRLLVTCALAASASAIAPVRRVAAQPGSKASVALVLKSLGDPFVQSMIDGAKNYQRHYASQLDLTTQGTLTDNDVAGQRRIIESLVAAKVDAIVIAPTDSKALVPVAAKAIAAGVIVIAIDNPFDDDAQEAANVTIPFVGPDSRRGARLVGAYLASKLKPGDEVGIIEGPPNDRNAQQRTIGYKEAMSAAQLRVSAIDAGDWTAPSGKSIALQMLYAHPALRGMLCANDNIAMGAIDAIRIAAKKGRVLVTGYNNITAVQPLLDNGSLLATVEQFGARQAVFGLDVAVKALVERRRQRDLSPFMETPVQVVTRDKTRAPRA, encoded by the coding sequence ATGATCAGTCTTGACCGCCGCCGTCTGCTCGTCACGTGCGCCCTCGCGGCGAGCGCGAGCGCGATCGCGCCCGTGCGCCGCGTGGCGGCGCAGCCCGGCAGCAAGGCAAGCGTCGCGCTGGTGCTGAAGTCGCTCGGCGATCCCTTCGTCCAGTCCATGATCGACGGCGCGAAGAACTATCAGCGGCATTACGCATCGCAACTCGATCTCACGACGCAGGGCACGCTCACCGACAACGACGTGGCGGGGCAAAGGCGCATCATCGAATCGCTCGTGGCCGCGAAAGTGGATGCCATCGTGATCGCGCCGACCGATTCGAAGGCGCTCGTGCCGGTGGCTGCGAAAGCGATCGCCGCGGGCGTGATCGTGATCGCCATCGACAATCCGTTCGACGACGACGCGCAGGAAGCCGCGAACGTCACCATTCCGTTCGTCGGCCCGGACAGCCGGCGCGGCGCGCGGCTCGTCGGCGCGTATCTCGCCTCGAAGCTCAAGCCGGGCGACGAAGTCGGCATCATCGAAGGGCCGCCGAACGACCGCAACGCGCAGCAGCGCACCATCGGCTACAAGGAAGCGATGAGCGCCGCGCAACTGCGCGTCAGCGCCATCGACGCCGGCGACTGGACCGCGCCGAGCGGCAAGTCCATCGCGCTGCAAATGCTGTACGCGCATCCCGCGCTGCGCGGCATGCTGTGCGCGAACGACAACATCGCGATGGGCGCCATCGACGCGATCCGCATCGCGGCCAAGAAAGGCCGGGTGCTCGTGACCGGTTACAACAACATAACCGCCGTGCAGCCGCTGCTCGACAACGGCAGCCTGCTCGCGACCGTCGAGCAGTTCGGCGCGCGGCAGGCGGTGTTCGGCCTGGATGTCGCGGTGAAGGCGCTCGTCGAACGGCGGCGTCAGCGCGACTTGTCGCCGTTCATGGAGACGCCCGTGCAGGTGGTGACGCGCGACAAGACGCGCGCCCCGCGCGCTTAA